In Pseudoliparis swirei isolate HS2019 ecotype Mariana Trench chromosome 2, NWPU_hadal_v1, whole genome shotgun sequence, the following are encoded in one genomic region:
- the LOC130202267 gene encoding olfactory receptor 6N2-like: MDEVNGTYITLDGYVEVSKYRYLYFVVIFTLYILIICSNCTIVYLIWRHKNLHEPMYIFIAALLLNSIIYSTAMYPKLLLDVLSDKQIMPYSACLFQFYVFYTIGSSEFLLLSAMAYDRYVSICKPLQYSTIMRKTTVNMCLFFAWLVPAIHVAVPTIINSQIKLCDFTLKGIFCNNNIYELQCARSRVINIFGIFCVVDLVALPILFIIFTYTKILIITFHSCKEVRKKAAETCLPHLLVLICFSCLLTYDVSAARVESNYSKTARLIMMLQIVLYHPLFNPLVYGLKMKEISKHLKKLFYSA, from the coding sequence ATGGATGAGGTAAATGGAACATATATTACTCTTGATGGGTATGTAGAAGTTAGCAAATACAGATATCTTTATtttgttgttatattcacattatATATTCTAATTATATGCAGTAATTGTACTATTGTGTACCTTATCTGGAGACACAAAAACCTCCATGAGCCTATGTACATTTTTATTGCAGCTTTGTTACTGAACTCTATTATTTACAGCACTGCTATGTATCCAAAGCTTCTGTTGGACGTTTTATCTGACAAACAGATCATGCCTTATTCAGCCTGTCTCTTCCAATTTTATGTATTTTACACTATAGGCAGTTCAGAATTCTTATTGCTGTCGGCCATGGCCTATGACAGATATGTGTCCATATGTAAACCTCTACAATACTCAACTATCATGAGAAAAACCACTGTGAATATGTGCCTGTTTTTTGCTTGGCTTGTGCCTGCCATTCACGTTGCAGTTCCAACAATAATTAATTCTCAAATAAAACTGTGTGACTTTACACTAAAAGGAATATTTTGTAACAACAACATTTACGAACTTCAATGTGCAAGATCAAGGGTAATCAATATATTTGGAATTTTTTGTGTAGTAGATCTGGTAGCTCTTCCTATACTCTTCATCATTTTTACTTACACAAAAATACTTATAATAACCTTTCATAGTTGTAAAGAAGTAAGGAAGAAAGCTGCAGAGACATGTTTACCGCACCTTTTGGTTCTGATCTGTTTTTCTTGTCTGCTGACATATGATGTAAGTGCCGCTCGAGTGGAATCTAATTATTCCAAAACGGCACGCTTAATAATGATGTTGCAAATAGTTTTATATCATCCTTTGTTTAATCCACTCGTATATGGGCTCAAAATGAAAGAAATTTCCAAACACCTCAAAAAGTTGTTCTATTCAGCCTAA